In one window of Helianthus annuus cultivar XRQ/B chromosome 17, HanXRQr2.0-SUNRISE, whole genome shotgun sequence DNA:
- the LOC110896018 gene encoding E3 ubiquitin-protein ligase ATL4, with amino-acid sequence MATVPPPPPPQFFFVSTPTTTNTAIPQPYNNGLPASNPHHSSSSSPTTAAIIVMIIISSTIIITATIYLLIRFFRTTVITSSSGVVLSNTNDNDNDNEHVHHHVISVTNSGNEFESLSLPLFTFSSLTGKINGGDCAVCLSKFDGEDQLRLLPLCCHAFHAQCIDSWLKSNLTCPLCRSTVNPSEADILNKIAADTGGGRGGTGTRSSSFRIEIGTVSQRRDPAESDRRSYSVGSFEYIIDDGYEIPVESTHRNAASDSTSVDKDLTSPVAETAVNSGGESGRRNWLREYVDRLSVSLSSRSLSFRSSGRFFTGSSRRSETVVDDYEATHGRIGEEISEYFRWLTGV; translated from the coding sequence ATGGCTACCGtacctcctccaccaccaccgcAATTCTTCTTCGTATCCACTCCAACCACCACAAACACCGCCATTCCTCAACCTTACAACAATGGCCTTCCTGCATCAAACCCTCAccattcatcttcttcatctccaACAACTGCAGCTATCATCGTCATGATTATTATCTCCTCAACTATAATAATTACCGCCACAATCTACCTCCTCATCCGCTTCTTCCGTACGACGGTTATTACCTCCTCCTCCGGCGTCGTTTTAAGCAACACGAACGATAACGATAACGATAACGAGCACGTGCATCATCACGTGATATCTGTAACTAACAGCGGAAACGAATTCGAATCCTTATCGCTACCGTTATTCACATTTTCGTCACTCACTGGAAAAATCAACGGCGGAGATTGCGCAGTCTGTTTATCGAAATTTGACGGTGAAGATCAGCTTCGTTTGCTTCCGTTATGCTGTCACGCGTTTCACGCACAATGTATTGACTCGTGGCTTAAATCTAACCTAACGTGTCCTCTCTGCCGCTCGACTGTAAACCCTAGCGAAGCCGATATTCTGAACAAAATCGCCGCCGACACCGGCGGCGGACGCGGCGGAACCGGAACCAGGAGTAGTAGTTTTCGAATCGAGATCGGAACAGTTAGTCAGCGGCGAGATCCAGCTGAATCTGACCGGAGATCGTATTCAGTAGGTTCGTTTGAGTATATTATCGACGACGGTTACGAAATTCCAGTCGAATCGACGCATCGGAACGCTGCTTCAGATTCTACGTCGGTTGATAAGGATTTAACTTCTCCGGTGGCGGAGACTGCCGTGAACAGCGGCGGTGAGAGTGGACGGAGGAATTGGTTGCGTGAGTACGTGGATCGTTTATCGGTTTCTCTTTCTTCACGTTCGCTATCGTTTCGAAGTTCTGGAAGGTTCTTCACCGGAAGTAGTCGCCGGAGTGAGACGGTTGTTGATGATTATGAAGCAACTCATGGTAGAATTGGGGAAGAGATCAGTGAGTATTTTCGGTGGCTTACAGGGGTATAA